The Streptomyces sp. DH-12 genome has a window encoding:
- a CDS encoding YafY family protein: protein MTTDTPARLLQLLSLLQTPREWPGGELADRLGVSRRTVRRDIERLRDLGYPVRATMGSDGGYRLVAGKAMPPLVLDDEEAVAIAVGLRAGAGHALEGVDEASVRALAKLEQVLPGRLRHRVSTLQAATTPLTSGDGATIAPGTLTVMASTVAGHERLRFSYRAADGTESRRLTEPHRLVSTGRRWYLVAYDVDRADWRTFRVDRISDTFATGARFAPREPPTGSAAEYLRRSMNRAHESYELVVTFAAPAATVAARLPHWMGAPEPLDDSRCRLRTTVSEPKDWMAVRLALLGHAFTVQEPPELAEAARELGARLTGAAGAAD from the coding sequence ATGACGACGGACACCCCGGCCCGGCTGCTCCAGCTCCTCTCCCTCCTCCAGACGCCCCGCGAGTGGCCCGGCGGCGAGCTGGCCGACCGCCTCGGGGTCTCCCGGCGCACGGTCCGGCGGGACATCGAGCGGCTGCGGGACCTCGGCTATCCCGTGCGGGCGACGATGGGATCGGACGGCGGCTACCGACTGGTCGCCGGGAAGGCGATGCCGCCGCTGGTGCTGGACGACGAGGAGGCGGTGGCCATCGCGGTCGGCCTGCGGGCCGGCGCCGGGCACGCGCTGGAGGGCGTGGACGAGGCGTCGGTGCGGGCCCTGGCGAAACTGGAGCAGGTGCTGCCCGGCAGGCTGCGCCACCGTGTCAGCACGCTCCAGGCCGCGACGACGCCGCTGACCAGCGGGGACGGTGCGACCATCGCCCCGGGGACGCTGACCGTGATGGCGTCCACGGTGGCCGGGCACGAACGGCTGCGGTTCTCCTACCGGGCGGCCGACGGCACCGAGTCCCGGCGCCTGACGGAACCCCACCGGCTGGTGTCCACCGGCCGCCGCTGGTACCTCGTCGCCTATGACGTCGACCGCGCGGACTGGCGGACGTTCCGCGTCGACCGGATCAGCGACACCTTCGCCACCGGCGCCCGCTTCGCACCGCGCGAACCGCCGACGGGCAGCGCCGCGGAGTACCTGCGCCGGTCCATGAACCGCGCGCACGAGTCGTACGAGCTCGTCGTCACGTTCGCCGCGCCCGCCGCGACGGTCGCGGCCCGGCTCCCGCACTGGATGGGCGCGCCCGAGCCGCTGGACGACAGCCGCTGCCGGCTGCGGACGACGGTGAGCGAGCCCAAGGACTGGATGGCGGTACGCCTGGCCCTGCTGGGCCACGCCTTCACCGTTCAGGAGCCGCCGGAACTGGCCGAGGCGGCACGGGAACTGGGCGCCCGGCTGACCGGGGCAGCGGGCGCCGCCGACTAG
- a CDS encoding MFS transporter, with translation MHSTDPAPAQTPQPATNDRRRWFALAIVMTAAFMDLVDVTIVNIAVPSIQRDEGATFSQIQWITAGYALAFAAGLITGGRLGDIHGRKRIFLVGISGFTAASALCGLAVNPEMLVASRILQGATAALMVPQVLSIVHATFPAHERGKVFGLFGAVVGLGAVSGPLLGALLTQWNLFGLEWRPIFLINLPVGIAALVLGSRFITESKAPRARTLDLPGAALVTLALLMLLYPLTRGRELGWPVWGYVSMAGALVVFAALVAYERARGARDGSPLIELSLFRVKSFAAGIAVQTVFGVGLGVFFLVWTLYMQVGLGWSALRAGLTGVPFSVAVSVAAAVSVQRLVPRFGRKVLQAGALVMTAGVLIYLAEAERYGLGITSWQMALPLVVMGAGMGLIVAPLTDAVLSEVPREHAGSASGLINTVQQMGHALGLGLVSVVFFGVIDERLTPAEVGPAFVDGFTHALGWVAAVLGAIYLLMFALPKRPAQHVEGGGGVEEAPVTGEKERELVP, from the coding sequence ATGCATTCCACCGACCCTGCTCCCGCGCAGACGCCGCAGCCCGCCACGAACGACCGCCGGCGCTGGTTCGCGCTGGCCATCGTGATGACCGCGGCCTTCATGGACCTCGTCGACGTCACCATCGTCAACATCGCCGTCCCGTCGATCCAGCGCGACGAGGGCGCCACCTTCAGCCAGATCCAGTGGATCACCGCCGGCTACGCGCTCGCCTTCGCCGCCGGGCTGATCACCGGCGGACGGCTCGGCGACATCCACGGCCGCAAGCGGATCTTCCTCGTCGGCATCAGCGGCTTCACCGCCGCCTCCGCCCTGTGCGGCCTCGCCGTCAACCCCGAGATGCTGGTCGCCTCCCGCATCCTCCAGGGCGCCACGGCCGCGCTGATGGTGCCGCAGGTGCTCTCGATCGTGCACGCCACCTTCCCGGCGCACGAACGCGGCAAGGTGTTCGGCCTGTTCGGCGCCGTCGTCGGCCTGGGCGCCGTGTCCGGACCGCTGCTCGGCGCGCTGCTGACCCAGTGGAACCTGTTCGGCCTGGAGTGGCGGCCCATCTTCCTGATCAACCTGCCCGTGGGCATCGCCGCCCTCGTCCTCGGCAGCCGCTTCATCACCGAGTCCAAGGCGCCGCGCGCCCGCACCCTCGACCTGCCCGGCGCCGCCCTCGTCACGCTCGCCCTGCTCATGCTGCTCTACCCGCTCACCCGCGGCCGTGAACTGGGCTGGCCGGTGTGGGGGTACGTGTCGATGGCCGGCGCGCTCGTGGTGTTCGCGGCCCTGGTGGCGTACGAGCGGGCCAGGGGCGCCCGGGACGGGTCCCCGCTGATCGAACTGTCGCTGTTCCGGGTGAAGAGCTTCGCGGCGGGCATCGCCGTGCAGACGGTGTTCGGCGTCGGCCTCGGCGTGTTCTTCCTGGTCTGGACGCTGTACATGCAGGTCGGGCTGGGCTGGAGCGCGCTGCGCGCCGGACTGACCGGCGTGCCGTTCTCCGTCGCGGTGTCGGTGGCGGCCGCGGTGTCCGTCCAGCGGCTGGTCCCGCGCTTCGGACGCAAGGTGCTCCAGGCGGGCGCCCTGGTGATGACGGCCGGCGTGCTGATCTACCTGGCGGAGGCCGAACGCTACGGACTCGGCATCACCTCCTGGCAGATGGCGCTCCCACTGGTCGTCATGGGCGCCGGCATGGGCCTGATCGTGGCCCCGCTGACGGACGCGGTGCTGTCCGAAGTGCCGCGCGAGCACGCCGGATCGGCGTCGGGGCTCATCAACACCGTGCAGCAGATGGGCCACGCGCTCGGCCTCGGCCTGGTGTCCGTGGTGTTCTTCGGCGTGATCGACGAACGGCTCACGCCCGCCGAGGTGGGCCCGGCCTTCGTCGACGGCTTCACTCACGCACTGGGCTGGGTGGCGGCGGTGCTCGGCGCGATCTACCTGCTGATGTTCGCCCTGCCGAAGCGTCCGGCGCAGCACGTCGAGGGCGGCGGGGGCGTCGAGGAGGCGCCCGTGACGGGGGAGAAGGAGCGGGAGCTGGTGCCCTGA